In Mus musculus strain C57BL/6J chromosome 1, GRCm38.p6 C57BL/6J, a single genomic region encodes these proteins:
- the Ankzf1 gene encoding ankyrin repeat and zinc finger domain-containing protein 1 isoform X5, translating to MLYKDVRNLLAGPIWSKALGEAETVLFRAPRSGRSLFFGGQGAPLQRDDPRLWDIPLTTRRPTFGELQRVLHKLTTLQVYDEDPREMVRFHSPETHWKPVREERKKDTEKEKTKVPSDANKPLGQDEEPLKQGSESQEEDGSEVELELVELTLGTLDLREFEVLPKRRRRRKKKERSQEQQCGAHGPLPQQPQDEPFSQPTQEVETPLDTLVYEAKAPGQPELWDTLLAACRAGEVEVLKLQLATGLVDPGVKSLLNAPLGSGGFTLLHAAAAAGRGLVVRLLLEAGADPTVQDSRARPPYTVAADKSTRNEFRRFMEKNLDAYDYNKARVPGPLTQEMEARQATRKKEQKAARRQREQQQRKQREQEEQEQEEQRRFAALSDREKRALAAERRLAAQLGAPSPPVPDSAVASAGRCWSCGVSLQGLIPFHYLDFSFCSTRCLRDHRSQAGRPSS from the exons ATGCTCTATAAG GATGTTCGCAACCTGCTGGCGGGGCCAATCTGGTCCAAGGCACtaggggaggcagaaacagtatTGTTCCGAGCACCACGCTCTGGCCGGTCCTTGTTCTTTGGAGGCCAAGGGGCACCCCTACAAAGGGATGATCCCCGACTTTGGGATATCCCTCTCACCACCCGCAGACCCACTTTTGGAGAGCTCCAGCGTGTACTCCATAAGCTGACCACCTTGCAGGTGTATG ATGAAGACCCTCGAGAAATGGTCAGATTTCACTCTCCTGAGACACACTGGAAACcagtgagagaagagaggaaaaaggatactgagaaagaaaaaacaaaggtcCCCAGTGATGCAAATAAGCCCCTTGGGCAGGATGAAGAACCACTCAAACAAG GTTCAGAGTCTCAGGAAGAAGATGGTTCCGAAGTAGAGTTGGAGCTAGTAGAATTGACCCTGGGGACCCTGGATCTTCGTGAATTTGAAGTACTGCCcaagcggaggaggaggaggaagaagaaggagagaagtcaAGAGCAGCAGTGTGGGGCACATGGGCCTCTTCCTCAGCAACCTCAAGATGAGCCGTTCTCACAGCCAACCCAAGAGGTTGAAACCCCATTGGATACTTTGGTCTATGAGGCCAAAGCCCCTGGTCAGCCAGAGCTCTGGGACACGCTTCTAGCTGCTTGTCGTGCTGGGGAAGTTGAGGTGCTAAAGCTGCAGCTAGCCACTGGGCTGGTAGACCCTGGAGTTAAGTCCCTGCTCAATGCCCCTTTGGGCTCCGGTGGCTTTACTCTCCTGCATGCAGCAGCCGCAGCTGGAAGAGGCTTAGTAGTTCGTTTGCTGTTGGAAGCAGGTGCTGATCCTACTGTGCA GGACTCTAGGGCTCGGCCACCTTATACTGTAGCAGCTGACAAATCAACGCGTAATGAATTCCGGAGGTTCATGGAGAAGAATCTTGATGCCTATGATTACAACAAGGCTCGG GTGCCAGGGCCATTGACTCAAGAAATGGAGGCCCGGCAGGCTACAAGGAAAAAAGAGCAGAAGGCAGCTCGACGGCAACGGGAGCAACAGCAGCGGAAGCAGAGGGAGcaggaagaacaagagcaagaggaaCAACGGCGGTTTGCTGCCCTCAGTGACCGGGAGAAG AGAGCTCTGGCTGCAGAGCGCCGACTTGCTGCCCAGTTGGGAGCCCCTAGCCCTCCAGTTCCTGACTCTGCAGTTGCTAGTGCTGG aCGCTGCTGGAGTTGTGGAGTGTCCCTCCAAGGCCTCATTCCCTTTCACTACCTCGACTTCTCTTTCTGCTCCACACGTTGCCTTCGAGACCATCGCAGTCAGGCGGGGAGACCTTCATCTTGA
- the Ankzf1 gene encoding ankyrin repeat and zinc finger domain-containing protein 1 isoform 2 (isoform 2 is encoded by transcript variant 2) → MAKPAGDAAVGSRSGELFLPSVSSSATSPAPSAASAPASVSLLSLNGEAPLIRGLSLVSQAPGEALAWAPRTSCPGENTSSGGKVSPYSLEISEKLFCSACDQIFQNHQEQREHYKLDWHRFNLKQRLKNKPLLSASDFEQQSSTGDLSSISGSDDTDSSSEEDLLPLDEGRAESEKPNRPPGFYPHRVLFKNAQGQFLYAYRCVLGPHQASNSPDCVLTPNFCILGFPQPMYVLFSSF, encoded by the exons ATGGCCAAACCGGCTGGCGATGCGGCAGTAGGATCTCGTTCTGGAGAGTTGTTTCTGCCCTCCGTTTCTTCTTCAGCCACGTCGCCAGCTCCAAGTGCAGCCTCAGCCCCTGCCTCCGTTTCCCTGTTGTCCCTCAACGGGGAAGCTCCACTCATTCGGGGCCTGAGCCTGGTGAGCCAAGCTCCTGGGGAGGCTCTGGCCTGGGCGCCGCGTACTTCCTGTCCAG GAGAGAACACAAGCTCGGGGGGAAAAGTATCTCCATATTCTCTGGAAATTTCAGAGAAATTATTTTGTTCAGCCTGTGACCAGATCTTCCAGAACCACCAGGAACAG AGAGAACATTATAAGCTTGATTGGCATCGCTTTAACTTAAAACAACGTCTCAAGAACAAGCCTCTCCTGTCTGCTTCAGACTTTGAACAGCAAAGCTCCACAG GGGATCTTTCCAGCATCTCAGGATCAGATGACACAGACTCCAGCAGTGAAGAGGACTTGCTGCCACTGGATGAGGGGAGGGCTGAATCCGAGAAACCTAACCGGCCCCCCGGATTCTACCCACATCGGGTCCTTTTCAAAAACGCCCAGGGCCAGTTTCTTTATGCCTATCGTTGTGTCCTAGGCCCTCACCAGGCAAGTAACAGTCCAGATTGTGTGCTCACTCCCAACTTTTGTATACTAGGTTTTCCTCAGCCAATGtatgtcttattttcttccttttga
- the Ankzf1 gene encoding ankyrin repeat and zinc finger domain-containing protein 1 isoform X4, whose translation MAAAGHFAGAIFQGREVVAHKTFHRYTVRAKRGTAQGLQDAHGRASRSAGANLRRYNEAMLYKDVRNLLAGPIWSKALGEAETVLFRAPRSGRSLFFGGQGAPLQRDDPRLWDIPLTTRRPTFGELQRVLHKLTTLQVYDEDPREMVRFHSPETHWKPVREERKKDTEKEKTKVPSDANKPLGQDEEPLKQGSESQEEDGSEVELELVELTLGTLDLREFEVLPKRRRRRKKKERSQEQQCGAHGPLPQQPQDEPFSQPTQEVETPLDTLVYEAKAPGQPELWDTLLAACRAGEVEVLKLQLATGLVDPGVKSLLNAPLGSGGFTLLHAAAAAGRGLVVRLLLEAGADPTVQDSRARPPYTVAADKSTRNEFRRFMEKNLDAYDYNKARVPGPLTQEMEARQATRKKEQKAARRQREQQQRKQREQEEQEQEEQRRFAALSDREKRALAAERRLAAQLGAPSPPVPDSAVASAGRCWSCGVSLQGLIPFHYLDFSFCSTRCLRDHRSQAGRPSS comes from the exons ATGGCTGCGGCTGGACATTTTGCTGGTGCCATTTTTCAAGG AAGagaagtggtggcacacaaaACCTTTCACCGTTACACTGTGCGGGCCAAGCGGGGCACAGCCCAGGGGCTTCAGGATGCCCATGGTAGGGCATCCCGCTCTGCTGGAGCCAACTTGAGGCGTTACAATGAAGCCATGCTCTATAAG GATGTTCGCAACCTGCTGGCGGGGCCAATCTGGTCCAAGGCACtaggggaggcagaaacagtatTGTTCCGAGCACCACGCTCTGGCCGGTCCTTGTTCTTTGGAGGCCAAGGGGCACCCCTACAAAGGGATGATCCCCGACTTTGGGATATCCCTCTCACCACCCGCAGACCCACTTTTGGAGAGCTCCAGCGTGTACTCCATAAGCTGACCACCTTGCAGGTGTATG ATGAAGACCCTCGAGAAATGGTCAGATTTCACTCTCCTGAGACACACTGGAAACcagtgagagaagagaggaaaaaggatactgagaaagaaaaaacaaaggtcCCCAGTGATGCAAATAAGCCCCTTGGGCAGGATGAAGAACCACTCAAACAAG GTTCAGAGTCTCAGGAAGAAGATGGTTCCGAAGTAGAGTTGGAGCTAGTAGAATTGACCCTGGGGACCCTGGATCTTCGTGAATTTGAAGTACTGCCcaagcggaggaggaggaggaagaagaaggagagaagtcaAGAGCAGCAGTGTGGGGCACATGGGCCTCTTCCTCAGCAACCTCAAGATGAGCCGTTCTCACAGCCAACCCAAGAGGTTGAAACCCCATTGGATACTTTGGTCTATGAGGCCAAAGCCCCTGGTCAGCCAGAGCTCTGGGACACGCTTCTAGCTGCTTGTCGTGCTGGGGAAGTTGAGGTGCTAAAGCTGCAGCTAGCCACTGGGCTGGTAGACCCTGGAGTTAAGTCCCTGCTCAATGCCCCTTTGGGCTCCGGTGGCTTTACTCTCCTGCATGCAGCAGCCGCAGCTGGAAGAGGCTTAGTAGTTCGTTTGCTGTTGGAAGCAGGTGCTGATCCTACTGTGCA GGACTCTAGGGCTCGGCCACCTTATACTGTAGCAGCTGACAAATCAACGCGTAATGAATTCCGGAGGTTCATGGAGAAGAATCTTGATGCCTATGATTACAACAAGGCTCGG GTGCCAGGGCCATTGACTCAAGAAATGGAGGCCCGGCAGGCTACAAGGAAAAAAGAGCAGAAGGCAGCTCGACGGCAACGGGAGCAACAGCAGCGGAAGCAGAGGGAGcaggaagaacaagagcaagaggaaCAACGGCGGTTTGCTGCCCTCAGTGACCGGGAGAAG AGAGCTCTGGCTGCAGAGCGCCGACTTGCTGCCCAGTTGGGAGCCCCTAGCCCTCCAGTTCCTGACTCTGCAGTTGCTAGTGCTGG aCGCTGCTGGAGTTGTGGAGTGTCCCTCCAAGGCCTCATTCCCTTTCACTACCTCGACTTCTCTTTCTGCTCCACACGTTGCCTTCGAGACCATCGCAGTCAGGCGGGGAGACCTTCATCTTGA
- the Ankzf1 gene encoding ankyrin repeat and zinc finger domain-containing protein 1 isoform X2: protein MAAAGHFAGAIFQGREVVAHKTFHRYTVRAKRGTAQGLQDAHGRASRSAGANLRRYNEAMLYKDVRNLLAGPIWSKALGEAETVLFRAPRSGRSLFFGGQGAPLQRDDPRLWDIPLTTRRPTFGELQRVLHKLTTLQVYDEDPREMVRFHSPETHWKPVREERKKDTEKEKTKVPSDANKPLGQDEEPLKQGSESQEEDGSEVELELVELTLGTLDLREFEVLPKRRRRRKKKERSQEQQCGAHGPLPQQPQDEPFSQPTQEVETPLDTLVYEAKAPGQPELWDTLLAACRAGEVEVLKLQLATGLVDPGVKSLLNAPLGSGGFTLLHAAAAAGRGLVVRLLLEAGADPTVQDSRARPPYTVAADKSTRNEFRRFMEKNLDAYDYNKARVPGPLTQEMEARQATRKKEQKAARRQREQQQRKQREQEEQEQEEQRRFAALSDREKRALAAERRLAAQLGAPSPPVPDSAVASAGYGTGDEWKGGLLCYSTIWGKGNECLHDVQKGGGGDLRFPGTFKGWATLRWKVCGVPVQSFSFLLFRRCWSCGVSLQGLIPFHYLDFSFCSTRCLRDHRSQAGRPSS from the exons ATGGCTGCGGCTGGACATTTTGCTGGTGCCATTTTTCAAGG AAGagaagtggtggcacacaaaACCTTTCACCGTTACACTGTGCGGGCCAAGCGGGGCACAGCCCAGGGGCTTCAGGATGCCCATGGTAGGGCATCCCGCTCTGCTGGAGCCAACTTGAGGCGTTACAATGAAGCCATGCTCTATAAG GATGTTCGCAACCTGCTGGCGGGGCCAATCTGGTCCAAGGCACtaggggaggcagaaacagtatTGTTCCGAGCACCACGCTCTGGCCGGTCCTTGTTCTTTGGAGGCCAAGGGGCACCCCTACAAAGGGATGATCCCCGACTTTGGGATATCCCTCTCACCACCCGCAGACCCACTTTTGGAGAGCTCCAGCGTGTACTCCATAAGCTGACCACCTTGCAGGTGTATG ATGAAGACCCTCGAGAAATGGTCAGATTTCACTCTCCTGAGACACACTGGAAACcagtgagagaagagaggaaaaaggatactgagaaagaaaaaacaaaggtcCCCAGTGATGCAAATAAGCCCCTTGGGCAGGATGAAGAACCACTCAAACAAG GTTCAGAGTCTCAGGAAGAAGATGGTTCCGAAGTAGAGTTGGAGCTAGTAGAATTGACCCTGGGGACCCTGGATCTTCGTGAATTTGAAGTACTGCCcaagcggaggaggaggaggaagaagaaggagagaagtcaAGAGCAGCAGTGTGGGGCACATGGGCCTCTTCCTCAGCAACCTCAAGATGAGCCGTTCTCACAGCCAACCCAAGAGGTTGAAACCCCATTGGATACTTTGGTCTATGAGGCCAAAGCCCCTGGTCAGCCAGAGCTCTGGGACACGCTTCTAGCTGCTTGTCGTGCTGGGGAAGTTGAGGTGCTAAAGCTGCAGCTAGCCACTGGGCTGGTAGACCCTGGAGTTAAGTCCCTGCTCAATGCCCCTTTGGGCTCCGGTGGCTTTACTCTCCTGCATGCAGCAGCCGCAGCTGGAAGAGGCTTAGTAGTTCGTTTGCTGTTGGAAGCAGGTGCTGATCCTACTGTGCA GGACTCTAGGGCTCGGCCACCTTATACTGTAGCAGCTGACAAATCAACGCGTAATGAATTCCGGAGGTTCATGGAGAAGAATCTTGATGCCTATGATTACAACAAGGCTCGG GTGCCAGGGCCATTGACTCAAGAAATGGAGGCCCGGCAGGCTACAAGGAAAAAAGAGCAGAAGGCAGCTCGACGGCAACGGGAGCAACAGCAGCGGAAGCAGAGGGAGcaggaagaacaagagcaagaggaaCAACGGCGGTTTGCTGCCCTCAGTGACCGGGAGAAG AGAGCTCTGGCTGCAGAGCGCCGACTTGCTGCCCAGTTGGGAGCCCCTAGCCCTCCAGTTCCTGACTCTGCAGTTGCTAGTGCTGGGTATGGGACAGGGGATGAGTGGAAGGGTGGGCTCCTATGTTATAGTACCATCTGGGGTAAGGGGAATGAGTGCCTTCATGATGTTCAGAAGGGTGGCGGAGGGGACTTGAGATTCCCTGGGACCTTTAAGGGTTGGGCAACACTTAGATGGAAAGTTTGTGGGGTACCTGTCCaatcattttccttccttttgttcagaCGCTGCTGGAGTTGTGGAGTGTCCCTCCAAGGCCTCATTCCCTTTCACTACCTCGACTTCTCTTTCTGCTCCACACGTTGCCTTCGAGACCATCGCAGTCAGGCGGGGAGACCTTCATCTTGA
- the Ankzf1 gene encoding ankyrin repeat and zinc finger domain-containing protein 1 isoform 1 (isoform 1 is encoded by transcript variant 1), translating to MAKPAGDAAVGSRSGELFLPSVSSSATSPAPSAASAPASVSLLSLNGEAPLIRGLSLVSQAPGEALAWAPRTSCPGENTSSGGKVSPYSLEISEKLFCSACDQIFQNHQEQREHYKLDWHRFNLKQRLKNKPLLSASDFEQQSSTGDLSSISGSDDTDSSSEEDLLPLDEGRAESEKPNRPPGFYPHRVLFKNAQGQFLYAYRCVLGPHQIPPEKAELLLQNLQNGGPRYYVVLMAAAGHFAGAIFQGREVVAHKTFHRYTVRAKRGTAQGLQDAHGRASRSAGANLRRYNEAMLYKDVRNLLAGPIWSKALGEAETVLFRAPRSGRSLFFGGQGAPLQRDDPRLWDIPLTTRRPTFGELQRVLHKLTTLQVYDEDPREMVRFHSPETHWKPVREERKKDTEKEKTKVPSDANKPLGQDEEPLKQGSESQEEDGSEVELELVELTLGTLDLREFEVLPKRRRRRKKKERSQEQQCGAHGPLPQQPQDEPFSQPTQEVETPLDTLVYEAKAPGQPELWDTLLAACRAGEVEVLKLQLATGLVDPGVKSLLNAPLGSGGFTLLHAAAAAGRGLVVRLLLEAGADPTVQDSRARPPYTVAADKSTRNEFRRFMEKNLDAYDYNKARVPGPLTQEMEARQATRKKEQKAARRQREQQQRKQREQEEQEQEEQRRFAALSDREKRALAAERRLAAQLGAPSPPVPDSAVASAGRCWSCGVSLQGLIPFHYLDFSFCSTRCLRDHRSQAGRPSS from the exons ATGGCCAAACCGGCTGGCGATGCGGCAGTAGGATCTCGTTCTGGAGAGTTGTTTCTGCCCTCCGTTTCTTCTTCAGCCACGTCGCCAGCTCCAAGTGCAGCCTCAGCCCCTGCCTCCGTTTCCCTGTTGTCCCTCAACGGGGAAGCTCCACTCATTCGGGGCCTGAGCCTGGTGAGCCAAGCTCCTGGGGAGGCTCTGGCCTGGGCGCCGCGTACTTCCTGTCCAG GAGAGAACACAAGCTCGGGGGGAAAAGTATCTCCATATTCTCTGGAAATTTCAGAGAAATTATTTTGTTCAGCCTGTGACCAGATCTTCCAGAACCACCAGGAACAG AGAGAACATTATAAGCTTGATTGGCATCGCTTTAACTTAAAACAACGTCTCAAGAACAAGCCTCTCCTGTCTGCTTCAGACTTTGAACAGCAAAGCTCCACAG GGGATCTTTCCAGCATCTCAGGATCAGATGACACAGACTCCAGCAGTGAAGAGGACTTGCTGCCACTGGATGAGGGGAGGGCTGAATCCGAGAAACCTAACCGGCCCCCCGGATTCTACCCACATCGGGTCCTTTTCAAAAACGCCCAGGGCCAGTTTCTTTATGCCTATCGTTGTGTCCTAGGCCCTCACCAG ATTCCCCCAGAAAAGGCAGAATTGCTACTACAAAACCTACAGAATGGAGGTCCCAGATACTACGTGGTGCTCATGGCTGCGGCTGGACATTTTGCTGGTGCCATTTTTCAAGG AAGagaagtggtggcacacaaaACCTTTCACCGTTACACTGTGCGGGCCAAGCGGGGCACAGCCCAGGGGCTTCAGGATGCCCATGGTAGGGCATCCCGCTCTGCTGGAGCCAACTTGAGGCGTTACAATGAAGCCATGCTCTATAAG GATGTTCGCAACCTGCTGGCGGGGCCAATCTGGTCCAAGGCACtaggggaggcagaaacagtatTGTTCCGAGCACCACGCTCTGGCCGGTCCTTGTTCTTTGGAGGCCAAGGGGCACCCCTACAAAGGGATGATCCCCGACTTTGGGATATCCCTCTCACCACCCGCAGACCCACTTTTGGAGAGCTCCAGCGTGTACTCCATAAGCTGACCACCTTGCAGGTGTATG ATGAAGACCCTCGAGAAATGGTCAGATTTCACTCTCCTGAGACACACTGGAAACcagtgagagaagagaggaaaaaggatactgagaaagaaaaaacaaaggtcCCCAGTGATGCAAATAAGCCCCTTGGGCAGGATGAAGAACCACTCAAACAAG GTTCAGAGTCTCAGGAAGAAGATGGTTCCGAAGTAGAGTTGGAGCTAGTAGAATTGACCCTGGGGACCCTGGATCTTCGTGAATTTGAAGTACTGCCcaagcggaggaggaggaggaagaagaaggagagaagtcaAGAGCAGCAGTGTGGGGCACATGGGCCTCTTCCTCAGCAACCTCAAGATGAGCCGTTCTCACAGCCAACCCAAGAGGTTGAAACCCCATTGGATACTTTGGTCTATGAGGCCAAAGCCCCTGGTCAGCCAGAGCTCTGGGACACGCTTCTAGCTGCTTGTCGTGCTGGGGAAGTTGAGGTGCTAAAGCTGCAGCTAGCCACTGGGCTGGTAGACCCTGGAGTTAAGTCCCTGCTCAATGCCCCTTTGGGCTCCGGTGGCTTTACTCTCCTGCATGCAGCAGCCGCAGCTGGAAGAGGCTTAGTAGTTCGTTTGCTGTTGGAAGCAGGTGCTGATCCTACTGTGCA GGACTCTAGGGCTCGGCCACCTTATACTGTAGCAGCTGACAAATCAACGCGTAATGAATTCCGGAGGTTCATGGAGAAGAATCTTGATGCCTATGATTACAACAAGGCTCGG GTGCCAGGGCCATTGACTCAAGAAATGGAGGCCCGGCAGGCTACAAGGAAAAAAGAGCAGAAGGCAGCTCGACGGCAACGGGAGCAACAGCAGCGGAAGCAGAGGGAGcaggaagaacaagagcaagaggaaCAACGGCGGTTTGCTGCCCTCAGTGACCGGGAGAAG AGAGCTCTGGCTGCAGAGCGCCGACTTGCTGCCCAGTTGGGAGCCCCTAGCCCTCCAGTTCCTGACTCTGCAGTTGCTAGTGCTGG aCGCTGCTGGAGTTGTGGAGTGTCCCTCCAAGGCCTCATTCCCTTTCACTACCTCGACTTCTCTTTCTGCTCCACACGTTGCCTTCGAGACCATCGCAGTCAGGCGGGGAGACCTTCATCTTGA
- the Ankzf1 gene encoding ankyrin repeat and zinc finger domain-containing protein 1 isoform X1, with amino-acid sequence MAKPAGDAAVGSRSGELFLPSVSSSATSPAPSAASAPASVSLLSLNGEAPLIRGLSLVSQAPGEALAWAPRTSCPGENTSSGGKVSPYSLEISEKLFCSACDQIFQNHQEQREHYKLDWHRFNLKQRLKNKPLLSASDFEQQSSTGDLSSISGSDDTDSSSEEDLLPLDEGRAESEKPNRPPGFYPHRVLFKNAQGQFLYAYRCVLGPHQIPPEKAELLLQNLQNGGPRYYVVLMAAAGHFAGAIFQGREVVAHKTFHRYTVRAKRGTAQGLQDAHGRASRSAGANLRRYNEAMLYKDVRNLLAGPIWSKALGEAETVLFRAPRSGRSLFFGGQGAPLQRDDPRLWDIPLTTRRPTFGELQRVLHKLTTLQVYDEDPREMVRFHSPETHWKPVREERKKDTEKEKTKVPSDANKPLGQDEEPLKQGSESQEEDGSEVELELVELTLGTLDLREFEVLPKRRRRRKKKERSQEQQCGAHGPLPQQPQDEPFSQPTQEVETPLDTLVYEAKAPGQPELWDTLLAACRAGEVEVLKLQLATGLVDPGVKSLLNAPLGSGGFTLLHAAAAAGRGLVVRLLLEAGADPTVQDSRARPPYTVAADKSTRNEFRRFMEKNLDAYDYNKARVPGPLTQEMEARQATRKKEQKAARRQREQQQRKQREQEEQEQEEQRRFAALSDREKRALAAERRLAAQLGAPSPPVPDSAVASAGYGTGDEWKGGLLCYSTIWGKGNECLHDVQKGGGGDLRFPGTFKGWATLRWKVCGVPVQSFSFLLFRRCWSCGVSLQGLIPFHYLDFSFCSTRCLRDHRSQAGRPSS; translated from the exons ATGGCCAAACCGGCTGGCGATGCGGCAGTAGGATCTCGTTCTGGAGAGTTGTTTCTGCCCTCCGTTTCTTCTTCAGCCACGTCGCCAGCTCCAAGTGCAGCCTCAGCCCCTGCCTCCGTTTCCCTGTTGTCCCTCAACGGGGAAGCTCCACTCATTCGGGGCCTGAGCCTGGTGAGCCAAGCTCCTGGGGAGGCTCTGGCCTGGGCGCCGCGTACTTCCTGTCCAG GAGAGAACACAAGCTCGGGGGGAAAAGTATCTCCATATTCTCTGGAAATTTCAGAGAAATTATTTTGTTCAGCCTGTGACCAGATCTTCCAGAACCACCAGGAACAG AGAGAACATTATAAGCTTGATTGGCATCGCTTTAACTTAAAACAACGTCTCAAGAACAAGCCTCTCCTGTCTGCTTCAGACTTTGAACAGCAAAGCTCCACAG GGGATCTTTCCAGCATCTCAGGATCAGATGACACAGACTCCAGCAGTGAAGAGGACTTGCTGCCACTGGATGAGGGGAGGGCTGAATCCGAGAAACCTAACCGGCCCCCCGGATTCTACCCACATCGGGTCCTTTTCAAAAACGCCCAGGGCCAGTTTCTTTATGCCTATCGTTGTGTCCTAGGCCCTCACCAG ATTCCCCCAGAAAAGGCAGAATTGCTACTACAAAACCTACAGAATGGAGGTCCCAGATACTACGTGGTGCTCATGGCTGCGGCTGGACATTTTGCTGGTGCCATTTTTCAAGG AAGagaagtggtggcacacaaaACCTTTCACCGTTACACTGTGCGGGCCAAGCGGGGCACAGCCCAGGGGCTTCAGGATGCCCATGGTAGGGCATCCCGCTCTGCTGGAGCCAACTTGAGGCGTTACAATGAAGCCATGCTCTATAAG GATGTTCGCAACCTGCTGGCGGGGCCAATCTGGTCCAAGGCACtaggggaggcagaaacagtatTGTTCCGAGCACCACGCTCTGGCCGGTCCTTGTTCTTTGGAGGCCAAGGGGCACCCCTACAAAGGGATGATCCCCGACTTTGGGATATCCCTCTCACCACCCGCAGACCCACTTTTGGAGAGCTCCAGCGTGTACTCCATAAGCTGACCACCTTGCAGGTGTATG ATGAAGACCCTCGAGAAATGGTCAGATTTCACTCTCCTGAGACACACTGGAAACcagtgagagaagagaggaaaaaggatactgagaaagaaaaaacaaaggtcCCCAGTGATGCAAATAAGCCCCTTGGGCAGGATGAAGAACCACTCAAACAAG GTTCAGAGTCTCAGGAAGAAGATGGTTCCGAAGTAGAGTTGGAGCTAGTAGAATTGACCCTGGGGACCCTGGATCTTCGTGAATTTGAAGTACTGCCcaagcggaggaggaggaggaagaagaaggagagaagtcaAGAGCAGCAGTGTGGGGCACATGGGCCTCTTCCTCAGCAACCTCAAGATGAGCCGTTCTCACAGCCAACCCAAGAGGTTGAAACCCCATTGGATACTTTGGTCTATGAGGCCAAAGCCCCTGGTCAGCCAGAGCTCTGGGACACGCTTCTAGCTGCTTGTCGTGCTGGGGAAGTTGAGGTGCTAAAGCTGCAGCTAGCCACTGGGCTGGTAGACCCTGGAGTTAAGTCCCTGCTCAATGCCCCTTTGGGCTCCGGTGGCTTTACTCTCCTGCATGCAGCAGCCGCAGCTGGAAGAGGCTTAGTAGTTCGTTTGCTGTTGGAAGCAGGTGCTGATCCTACTGTGCA GGACTCTAGGGCTCGGCCACCTTATACTGTAGCAGCTGACAAATCAACGCGTAATGAATTCCGGAGGTTCATGGAGAAGAATCTTGATGCCTATGATTACAACAAGGCTCGG GTGCCAGGGCCATTGACTCAAGAAATGGAGGCCCGGCAGGCTACAAGGAAAAAAGAGCAGAAGGCAGCTCGACGGCAACGGGAGCAACAGCAGCGGAAGCAGAGGGAGcaggaagaacaagagcaagaggaaCAACGGCGGTTTGCTGCCCTCAGTGACCGGGAGAAG AGAGCTCTGGCTGCAGAGCGCCGACTTGCTGCCCAGTTGGGAGCCCCTAGCCCTCCAGTTCCTGACTCTGCAGTTGCTAGTGCTGGGTATGGGACAGGGGATGAGTGGAAGGGTGGGCTCCTATGTTATAGTACCATCTGGGGTAAGGGGAATGAGTGCCTTCATGATGTTCAGAAGGGTGGCGGAGGGGACTTGAGATTCCCTGGGACCTTTAAGGGTTGGGCAACACTTAGATGGAAAGTTTGTGGGGTACCTGTCCaatcattttccttccttttgttcagaCGCTGCTGGAGTTGTGGAGTGTCCCTCCAAGGCCTCATTCCCTTTCACTACCTCGACTTCTCTTTCTGCTCCACACGTTGCCTTCGAGACCATCGCAGTCAGGCGGGGAGACCTTCATCTTGA